A genomic segment from archaeon BMS3Bbin15 encodes:
- a CDS encoding glucose-6-phosphate isomerase codes for MDIRNLNSAHPYITKDSSKIFELCHPVNSKVTNLSLAIADIEAGHATKPHIHKKSEEIYYILDGKGSMYIDDERGEVNLGDCVFIPPGAKHWIENNGKDKLVILCTSSPAYSHDDTELI; via the coding sequence ATGGATATAAGAAATCTGAACTCGGCACATCCATATATCACAAAAGACAGCTCCAAAATTTTTGAACTCTGTCATCCAGTAAACTCTAAAGTCACAAATCTCAGTTTAGCAATTGCAGATATAGAAGCAGGTCACGCCACAAAGCCGCATATTCATAAAAAAAGTGAGGAGATTTACTATATTCTTGATGGTAAGGGGAGTATGTATATTGATGATGAGCGTGGTGAGGTAAACCTAGGGGACTGTGTATTTATTCCTCCCGGAGCTAAACACTGGATTGAGAATAATGGCAAAGATAAGCTTGTCATACTCTGCACGTCTTCGCCCGCCTATTCTCATGACGATACCGAACTTATCTAA
- a CDS encoding cobalt-dependent inorganic pyrophosphatase, producing MSHRITYVIGHKNPDTDSICSAIAYARLKRAMGEENVVAARAGNLNAQTEFVLEHFQQQSPQYLPDIYLRVKDVMTSDVITLNASDTLNKAFRLFKNYNLKLLPLVDPGKRLIGTLSLLDLSKIQMERLGPGRSHMLFTSVKNIHEVLGARILNAPMPEKEFSGFVVVGAMTEKSFKKRLQEFVPASTIVVVGDRYEIQKIAIDFKVRCLIVTGGKGLAEEFLKLARENEVNVLVSPHDTAQSSNLIFTSIPVHYAASKSRETLSEDELLIEAREKILHSENQGMPVVNHQRRVLGIVTRSDLLKPPGKQLILVDHNEMAQTIDGAEEVEIIEIIDHHRLGNGPTMKPILFINEPLGSTSTLVAELYQKNNITPEKTVAGLLIAGIISDTILLKSPTSTEKDEQMLKWLSEITGLNYIELGMEIFNATSSLSGRSIEEIVEGDFKDYLVGDTKIGISQVEVVGLEELDSIKDDILEYLEKLVKNRKYSLVALMVTDILTEGSILLFQGDRGITGRIRYPLMEPNIAELKGILSRKKQLLPYILEIVGV from the coding sequence ATGAGCCATAGAATAACCTATGTTATAGGTCACAAGAATCCGGATACAGACTCAATATGTTCGGCAATAGCTTATGCCAGGTTGAAAAGAGCTATGGGAGAAGAAAATGTTGTGGCTGCCAGGGCTGGAAATCTAAATGCTCAGACAGAATTTGTGCTGGAACACTTCCAGCAACAATCTCCACAATATCTTCCCGATATATATCTCAGGGTTAAGGATGTCATGACCAGTGATGTAATAACACTAAATGCTTCAGATACACTGAACAAAGCCTTCCGGCTCTTCAAAAACTACAATCTGAAGCTGCTCCCACTGGTGGACCCGGGGAAACGCCTCATAGGTACACTGAGTCTGCTTGACCTATCAAAAATCCAGATGGAAAGGTTGGGGCCAGGGAGGTCCCACATGCTTTTCACCTCTGTCAAAAATATCCATGAGGTGCTGGGAGCCAGAATCCTGAATGCTCCCATGCCTGAAAAGGAATTTTCTGGTTTTGTTGTTGTAGGTGCAATGACTGAAAAAAGCTTCAAAAAAAGACTTCAGGAGTTCGTACCAGCCAGCACTATAGTGGTTGTAGGTGATAGGTATGAAATCCAGAAGATTGCAATTGATTTTAAAGTAAGATGTCTTATTGTAACAGGTGGAAAGGGTCTTGCTGAGGAGTTTTTGAAACTTGCAAGGGAAAACGAAGTAAATGTTCTTGTTTCTCCTCATGACACAGCACAGAGTTCAAATCTTATTTTTACAAGCATCCCTGTCCATTATGCTGCCAGCAAAAGCAGGGAAACTCTGAGTGAAGATGAGCTTCTCATAGAGGCCAGGGAAAAAATACTTCATTCAGAAAACCAGGGAATGCCGGTTGTAAACCATCAGAGAAGAGTTTTGGGTATTGTAACCCGAAGTGATTTACTTAAACCACCGGGCAAACAGCTAATACTGGTTGACCATAATGAGATGGCCCAGACTATAGACGGTGCCGAGGAAGTAGAAATAATTGAAATAATAGACCACCACCGTCTCGGGAACGGCCCGACAATGAAGCCTATTCTCTTTATAAATGAGCCTCTTGGAAGCACATCCACCCTGGTGGCAGAGCTCTACCAGAAGAACAATATTACACCTGAGAAGACCGTCGCCGGGCTTTTGATAGCAGGTATAATCTCTGACACTATTCTGTTAAAATCCCCCACATCCACAGAAAAAGATGAGCAAATGCTGAAATGGCTTTCTGAAATAACAGGATTGAATTATATAGAACTGGGCATGGAGATATTCAATGCTACCTCAAGCCTATCCGGTCGTTCAATTGAGGAAATAGTAGAAGGTGATTTCAAGGACTATCTGGTGGGAGATACGAAGATTGGTATAAGTCAGGTGGAGGTGGTTGGTCTTGAAGAACTCGACTCTATAAAAGATGACATTCTGGAATATCTGGAAAAACTTGTCAAAAATAGAAAATACTCTCTCGTAGCCCTGATGGTGACTGATATACTGACAGAGGGCAGCATACTGTTATTCCAGGGTGACAGAGGGATAACAGGAAGGATAAGGTATCCACTCATGGAGCCAAACATAGCAGAGCTTAAGGGTATATTATCAAGAAAAAAACAACTTCTGCCATATATCCTTGAGATTGTTGGTGTATAA
- a CDS encoding PUA domain protein, with product MKYYSCDSLNRPEVKRWHRRIKEYYFPPEDIKLTVVLPCSAKKPYSISKSHMKFRKAIKAGAGKKLNLVHEVILTSPLGMVPRELEELYPACCYDTSVTGYWSEEEKSTVEELIRNYAGKTHSKIVGYCSEAYAEILDSVGIEVIARDNLLGENNLNLLSRRIRDFLVQEERIKRNRNLEKLRAVAEFQFGKGMGEIIIPEGVKLGRNDIYYKNKKIARLHHRYGYLNLTIEGADALAEKGKYTVSIDFMPETNSIFCAGIIDADRTIVPGDEVAVVYKEEVVGVGRAVLNGMEMLRAERGMAVKLRKRRKQIALSAS from the coding sequence GTGAAGTACTACTCATGCGACTCCCTGAACAGGCCTGAGGTCAAAAGATGGCACAGAAGAATAAAAGAGTATTATTTTCCTCCTGAAGATATTAAGCTGACTGTAGTTCTGCCCTGCTCGGCAAAGAAGCCCTACTCAATATCAAAATCCCATATGAAATTCAGGAAAGCTATAAAGGCTGGAGCAGGAAAAAAGCTCAATCTGGTGCATGAGGTAATTCTCACCTCTCCTCTGGGTATGGTGCCAAGAGAGCTTGAGGAACTCTATCCAGCCTGCTGCTATGACACCAGTGTAACAGGGTACTGGAGTGAGGAGGAGAAGAGTACTGTAGAGGAGCTTATCAGAAATTATGCAGGTAAAACTCACTCAAAGATTGTGGGCTACTGTTCTGAAGCCTATGCAGAAATTCTTGATTCTGTGGGCATTGAAGTTATTGCTAGAGATAATCTTCTCGGGGAGAATAATTTGAATCTTCTGAGCAGGAGAATAAGAGATTTTCTAGTGCAAGAGGAGAGAATAAAGAGGAATAGAAATCTTGAAAAGCTCAGAGCTGTGGCTGAATTTCAGTTTGGGAAGGGAATGGGAGAGATTATAATACCTGAGGGTGTAAAGCTAGGGAGAAATGATATTTATTATAAAAATAAAAAGATAGCAAGGCTTCATCATAGGTATGGATATCTCAATCTTACTATTGAAGGTGCCGATGCTCTGGCAGAAAAGGGAAAATACACTGTTTCCATAGATTTTATGCCTGAGACTAATAGCATATTCTGTGCTGGTATTATTGATGCTGATAGAACTATTGTGCCTGGAGATGAGGTTGCGGTGGTTTATAAGGAAGAGGTTGTTGGAGTTGGTAGGGCAGTTCTCAATGGCATGGAAATGCTTAGAGCAGAGAGAGGTATGGCAGTGAAGCTCAGAAAGAGGAGAAAGCAGATTGCTTTGAGTGCTTCTTAG